From a single Nostoc sp. MS1 genomic region:
- a CDS encoding ribonuclease D — protein MPYLTDTREISARVFEYTKATTLWIDTEVAEFNSRNARLSLIQVLDDPDDMSGDRVYLLDVLDKPSLVADFVEQIMVNPHIEKVFHNASFDVKYLGSKQAKNITCTLEIAKKIPYYLLPVPNYQLQTLATLLCNFNNIDKQEQGSNWAQRPLTEEQIEYAYLDCIYLAQIHRRLLELQAESNPDPATDDITVLNARFSQIEAQWKLLNSEYEHLQERLKKAMQAQEISETTLYKLTSYDRKVVKVQFSQLADLIQTQGIDLDFPVTLTQKLQKDLGENLEQLSVDIEQSTSSRLTPKKQENDL, from the coding sequence ATGCCATATTTAACTGATACCAGGGAAATCAGCGCTAGAGTTTTTGAATATACCAAGGCTACTACTTTATGGATTGATACGGAAGTTGCTGAATTTAACAGCCGTAATGCTAGATTATCTCTGATTCAGGTATTAGATGATCCTGATGATATGAGTGGCGATCGCGTTTATCTTTTAGATGTACTTGATAAGCCGAGTTTAGTGGCTGACTTTGTTGAACAAATTATGGTCAATCCTCATATTGAAAAGGTTTTTCACAATGCCAGCTTTGATGTCAAGTACCTGGGCAGTAAGCAAGCAAAAAATATTACCTGTACTTTAGAAATTGCTAAAAAAATTCCTTACTATCTCTTACCTGTACCTAATTATCAACTACAAACTTTAGCTACTCTATTATGTAATTTCAATAACATTGATAAACAAGAACAAGGTAGTAATTGGGCGCAACGACCCCTAACTGAAGAACAAATAGAATACGCTTATTTAGATTGTATTTATCTCGCACAAATCCATCGGCGTTTATTAGAATTACAGGCAGAAAGTAACCCTGACCCAGCCACGGATGATATAACAGTTCTCAACGCCCGATTTAGCCAAATTGAAGCGCAGTGGAAGCTGTTAAATTCTGAATATGAGCATTTACAAGAGCGCTTAAAAAAAGCTATGCAGGCTCAGGAGATTTCGGAAACTACTTTGTATAAGTTGACGAGTTACGATCGCAAAGTTGTCAAGGTGCAATTTTCCCAACTGGCAGATTTAATACAAACACAAGGTATCGATTTGGATTTTCCGGTTACGCTGACTCAGAAGTTGCAAAAGGATTTAGGGGAAAATCTTGAACAATTGTCGGTAGATATTGAACAAAGTACTTCTTCTCGATTGACTCCGAAAAAACAGGAGAATGATTTATAA
- a CDS encoding tetratricopeptide repeat protein codes for MKRWLLEQGRVKLKKILTIGVLTALSAITSVSCSNNKEVLVTEIGVNPPSRRTGNNSQAGQFYIQGQRQHSQGDSQAAIASYDKAISLDPDYGAAYRGRGLAYFDLGDKQKAIADYNEAIRLSPNDAEAFNSRGNARASLGDNAGAINDYNEAIRLSPNYAEAYNNRGNARSVQGDKSGSIEDFNQAIRLNPRYAIAYNNRGNARAAQGDSQGAISDYNQAIRLNSNFGPAYNNRGNARAAQGDKEGALQDLQRAADIFQKQNNNDLYQQAMNNIKELGQ; via the coding sequence ATGAAACGGTGGTTATTGGAGCAAGGGCGGGTGAAGTTAAAAAAAATATTAACTATAGGTGTGCTTACCGCACTGAGCGCAATTACCAGCGTTTCCTGTAGTAATAACAAAGAGGTGTTGGTGACGGAAATAGGAGTAAATCCTCCCAGCCGTCGCACAGGTAACAATTCCCAAGCTGGGCAATTCTACATCCAAGGGCAAAGACAGCACTCCCAAGGTGATTCACAAGCAGCGATCGCATCCTATGATAAGGCAATTAGTCTAGATCCTGACTATGGTGCAGCCTACAGAGGACGAGGATTAGCTTACTTTGATTTGGGAGACAAGCAAAAAGCGATCGCCGACTATAACGAAGCAATTCGTCTTTCTCCCAACGATGCCGAAGCCTTTAACAGCCGGGGAAATGCCCGTGCTTCTTTGGGTGATAACGCTGGAGCCATTAACGACTACAATGAAGCGATTCGCCTTTCCCCCAACTACGCCGAAGCCTACAACAACCGGGGAAATGCCCGTTCTGTACAAGGTGACAAGAGCGGCTCTATAGAAGATTTTAACCAAGCCATTCGCCTCAACCCCAGATATGCGATCGCCTACAATAACCGGGGTAACGCCCGCGCCGCCCAAGGTGATAGCCAAGGGGCAATATCAGACTACAATCAAGCCATCCGCCTCAATTCTAACTTCGGCCCCGCCTACAACAACCGAGGCAATGCCCGTGCCGCCCAAGGTGATAAAGAAGGGGCGTTACAAGACTTACAGCGAGCAGCAGATATCTTTCAAAAGCAAAATAATAACGATTTATATCAGCAAGCGATGAATAATATCAAGGAGTTGGGGCAGTAG
- a CDS encoding Rieske 2Fe-2S domain-containing protein, whose translation MEPILPGAPWLIAHRSMLGINKPYKVTLNEHDYVLWQNQQGEVFALDNICPHMQAPLSDGWICQDTNTITCPFHALKFDREGKLHNSEKVSSQPLLTPLDIIIKDDCIWTYGGHTPKIPIPVLIANVSAGMSFLGVAGEKSMRGTFLDSISINYDYNHQSGTHRDLFGIKANRIPVFEHDGYWAKVVQELDREDTTWNDILRNPLTLTAPKTYTGTLEYAFPALTTFRATFPFGEVLQVHVLYPETPTQTKTFVLVYSKPKHPILKPLLGQFVLSAVTTVVEQDTRAIEASYSRQPAKIRLPNEEIMFHAQKLYREW comes from the coding sequence ATGGAACCAATTCTGCCGGGCGCACCTTGGTTAATTGCTCATCGTTCCATGTTGGGCATTAATAAACCTTATAAAGTTACGCTCAATGAACATGACTATGTGCTGTGGCAAAATCAGCAAGGTGAAGTGTTTGCCCTTGATAACATCTGTCCGCATATGCAAGCGCCGTTATCAGACGGCTGGATTTGTCAAGATACAAATACAATAACCTGTCCTTTTCACGCGCTAAAGTTTGATAGAGAGGGAAAACTACATAATTCCGAGAAAGTGAGCAGTCAACCTCTGCTAACTCCTCTAGACATCATTATTAAAGACGATTGTATTTGGACATACGGCGGTCATACTCCCAAAATTCCCATCCCGGTTCTTATTGCCAATGTCAGCGCAGGTATGAGTTTTTTGGGAGTTGCGGGAGAAAAAAGTATGCGCGGTACTTTTTTGGACAGTATATCTATCAATTATGACTACAACCATCAAAGCGGCACACACCGAGATTTATTTGGCATTAAAGCCAATCGCATCCCCGTATTTGAGCATGATGGATACTGGGCAAAAGTTGTGCAAGAACTAGACCGGGAAGATACTACCTGGAATGATATTCTCCGAAATCCTCTGACTTTGACTGCACCCAAAACTTACACAGGCACATTAGAATATGCCTTCCCCGCATTGACAACTTTTCGTGCCACTTTTCCCTTTGGCGAAGTTTTGCAAGTTCATGTCTTGTATCCAGAAACTCCCACCCAAACGAAAACCTTTGTTTTAGTCTACAGTAAACCCAAACACCCCATTTTAAAACCACTGCTGGGGCAATTTGTATTAAGTGCAGTGACAACAGTAGTAGAACAAGATACACGCGCTATTGAAGCATCCTACTCTCGCCAACCAGCTAAGATTCGCCTACCGAATGAAGAAATTATGTTTCATGCCCAAAAGCTATATCGTGAATGGTAA
- a CDS encoding TetR family transcriptional regulator, producing the protein MSQPESTPMRRQPKQKRSQQRVEKILQAAAEVFVEVGYEAATTHMIAAKAQTAIGSLYQFFPDKLAIFHALEARHMERLTAIHSQLMQSADKEKPLSEFIERVVSTYAEYFTDPIPRIVYIQYFVAPEMFKLFNESFNQWLIKEFATMFRTWNPDLTVEKSELLAETVHLSYNALLLNALRQDQHQRQARYAEIKALLLAYLTPYAQQEQKKVMKVMICPHCHSSRLSKNGHRHGKQRYLCKDCGRQFLQR; encoded by the coding sequence GTGAGCCAACCAGAATCTACACCTATGCGTCGCCAACCCAAGCAAAAGCGCAGTCAACAAAGAGTAGAAAAAATTCTCCAAGCAGCAGCAGAAGTTTTTGTAGAAGTGGGATATGAAGCGGCGACTACCCACATGATAGCGGCGAAAGCCCAAACGGCGATCGGTTCTCTGTATCAGTTTTTTCCTGATAAATTGGCGATTTTTCACGCTTTAGAAGCGCGTCACATGGAACGATTGACAGCTATTCATTCCCAATTGATGCAGTCAGCCGATAAGGAAAAGCCATTATCAGAGTTTATTGAGCGTGTAGTGAGTACCTATGCTGAATATTTTACAGACCCTATACCGCGTATTGTCTACATTCAGTATTTCGTTGCACCAGAGATGTTTAAGCTATTTAACGAAAGCTTTAATCAGTGGTTAATCAAAGAGTTTGCTACCATGTTTCGCACTTGGAATCCAGACTTAACTGTCGAAAAAAGCGAACTCTTAGCAGAAACAGTTCACCTATCTTACAACGCTTTATTACTCAATGCTTTACGCCAGGATCAGCACCAAAGACAAGCTCGTTATGCAGAAATTAAGGCTTTATTACTGGCATACTTGACACCCTACGCACAGCAAGAACAGAAAAAAGTGATGAAAGTAATGATATGCCCCCATTGTCATTCATCTCGTTTATCTAAAAATGGGCATCGTCATGGGAAGCAACGTTATCTCTGCAAAGACTGTGGGAGACAGTTTTTACAAAGGTAA
- the hpnJ gene encoding hopanoid biosynthesis associated radical SAM protein HpnJ: MKKTLFLSPPSFDGFDGGAGSRYQAKREITSFWYPTWLAQPAALVPGSKLVDAPPHGQTVEDVLQIAQDYELVVMHTSTPSLANDVKCAEAIKAKNPNVEIGFVGAHVAVLPEETLRDNPVIDFVCRNEFDYTCKELAEGKPWDEIKGLSYRDRFSQIHHNEERPLIHDWDAMPSVLPVYARDLDITKYFIGYLQHPYISFYTGRGCPAKCTFCLWPQTIGGHLYRHKSPEAVGREMAEAKAIFGDKVREYMFDDDTFTIDKHRAIAISEHMKKLKLTWSCNARANLDYDTLKQLRDNGLRLLLVGFESGNQDILNRIKKGIKLEVAREFMNNCHKLGITVHGTFIIGLPIETPETVEETIRFACELSPHTIQVSIAAPYPGTELYEQAKANNWFTDHALVADSGIQTSTLQYSTLSSAEIEDAVERMYRKFYFRPKAIIPIVREMLSDRQMLVRRLREGGEFFSYLRERRLTAQSSH; encoded by the coding sequence GTGAAGAAAACGCTATTTCTCAGTCCTCCTTCCTTCGATGGGTTTGATGGTGGTGCGGGTTCCCGATACCAAGCCAAGCGCGAAATCACATCGTTCTGGTATCCTACATGGTTAGCTCAACCTGCGGCACTTGTACCCGGTAGCAAGTTGGTAGATGCACCACCACATGGTCAGACTGTGGAGGATGTGCTGCAAATAGCACAAGATTATGAGTTAGTTGTTATGCACACTAGTACGCCATCATTGGCTAATGATGTGAAGTGTGCTGAAGCTATTAAGGCGAAAAATCCCAATGTAGAGATTGGTTTTGTCGGCGCTCATGTGGCGGTTTTACCAGAGGAGACTTTACGGGATAATCCTGTGATTGACTTTGTGTGCCGCAATGAGTTCGACTATACCTGTAAAGAACTGGCTGAGGGTAAGCCTTGGGATGAAATTAAAGGATTGAGTTACCGAGACAGATTTTCCCAGATCCATCACAATGAGGAGCGTCCCTTGATTCATGATTGGGATGCTATGCCTAGCGTATTGCCAGTTTACGCTCGTGATTTAGATATTACTAAGTATTTTATCGGTTATCTCCAACATCCTTACATTTCCTTTTATACTGGGCGCGGTTGTCCAGCAAAATGTACCTTTTGCCTTTGGCCGCAAACCATCGGCGGTCATCTCTACAGACACAAAAGCCCGGAGGCTGTGGGACGGGAGATGGCGGAAGCCAAAGCCATATTTGGTGATAAGGTGCGGGAGTATATGTTTGATGATGATACTTTTACTATCGATAAACATCGTGCGATCGCCATCAGCGAACACATGAAAAAACTCAAGCTGACTTGGAGTTGCAACGCCCGTGCTAATCTCGACTATGACACCCTCAAGCAGCTACGAGATAATGGTTTACGCTTGCTGTTAGTTGGGTTTGAATCGGGAAATCAAGATATCCTCAACCGGATTAAAAAAGGCATTAAGTTAGAAGTGGCAAGAGAATTTATGAACAATTGCCACAAACTGGGGATTACCGTCCACGGAACATTTATTATTGGTTTACCGATTGAAACCCCGGAAACTGTAGAAGAAACAATCCGATTTGCTTGTGAACTCAGTCCGCATACAATTCAAGTTTCCATTGCTGCACCCTATCCAGGAACAGAACTGTATGAACAAGCCAAAGCTAACAACTGGTTTACAGACCACGCTCTTGTAGCTGATTCTGGCATTCAAACCTCTACACTGCAATATTCCACCCTTTCTAGTGCAGAAATTGAAGATGCAGTTGAACGGATGTACCGCAAATTTTACTTCCGTCCCAAAGCTATCATCCCCATTGTGCGGGAAATGTTAAGCGATCGCCAAATGTTGGTGCGTCGCTTACGTGAAGGTGGCGAGTTCTTTTCTTACTTGCGGGAACGACGGTTAACGGCGCAAAGTTCGCATTAG
- a CDS encoding response regulator transcription factor, whose protein sequence is MIGVMVVAASPVVRAGLSAMVASNPQMTVVGSVSDLDILAREVKQLQPDVVLLDLGNDSPVVWDKLLLIQEEQDPLRVMVIVEELTDIDTEAALRSGVRGILLDISTELEILTAIEAIALGLVVLHPDILESFSIREKVAPNPVQSLTPREIEVLQMLGSGLGNKAIAKNLHISDHTVKFHVSSIFQKLAVSTRTEAVTVGVRLGLILL, encoded by the coding sequence ATGATTGGGGTAATGGTAGTTGCTGCTTCCCCTGTAGTACGAGCAGGATTATCGGCTATGGTGGCAAGTAATCCTCAGATGACGGTTGTGGGGAGTGTGTCTGATTTAGATATATTGGCAAGGGAAGTTAAGCAATTACAACCGGATGTAGTGCTGCTAGATTTAGGTAACGATTCTCCAGTCGTGTGGGATAAATTACTTCTCATCCAAGAGGAACAAGACCCGTTAAGGGTAATGGTGATTGTAGAAGAATTGACCGACATCGACACAGAAGCGGCACTACGTTCTGGAGTGCGGGGTATATTACTCGACATTAGTACAGAATTAGAGATTTTAACAGCAATTGAAGCGATCGCCCTTGGTCTAGTCGTCCTCCATCCCGATATCCTAGAATCTTTCTCTATACGGGAAAAGGTCGCACCTAATCCCGTACAATCCTTAACACCGCGAGAAATTGAAGTTTTACAAATGCTGGGTTCTGGGTTAGGAAATAAAGCGATCGCTAAAAATCTCCATATTTCAGACCACACAGTCAAATTTCATGTCTCATCAATTTTCCAAAAACTCGCCGTTTCCACCCGTACTGAAGCCGTTACCGTTGGTGTGCGGTTAGGTTTAATTTTGTTGTAG
- a CDS encoding S1C family serine protease, translated as MTNTSLTEITHELSLIATNLSNSTVKVKSGSTGVGSGVIWQADGLIITNAHVATSPQVTVELADGRVFEAVRTQFDPQQDLAALKISATDLNNATIADSDGLRVGELVLAVGNPFADSGAVTTGIIHTNYQQAIMADLRLYPGNSGGPLADCLGRVIGINTMIAYGLAVAVPSNAVNRFLQGQSRPQLGVTLQPVLLSRQALGLLVLSILPGSEAETAGLQIGDVLIGVAGRSFTRPDDLRTYLQQNQTNQSIPLQIWRGGQQLVVYVFGKTTVEAK; from the coding sequence ATGACCAACACATCCTTGACGGAAATAACTCACGAACTTTCATTAATCGCCACCAACTTAAGCAATAGCACTGTCAAAGTTAAAAGCGGTTCTACAGGAGTGGGTTCTGGTGTCATCTGGCAAGCTGACGGTTTAATTATCACGAATGCCCATGTGGCTACTAGCCCACAGGTAACTGTTGAATTGGCTGACGGAAGAGTATTTGAGGCTGTGCGGACTCAATTTGACCCACAACAAGATTTAGCTGCCCTCAAAATTTCCGCCACTGACTTGAACAATGCAACTATCGCTGATTCTGATGGCTTGCGTGTGGGTGAGTTAGTCTTGGCTGTAGGTAATCCTTTTGCTGATAGTGGTGCGGTGACTACAGGGATTATTCACACCAATTATCAACAGGCAATCATGGCTGATTTACGCCTATACCCTGGTAATTCTGGCGGGCCGTTAGCTGACTGTCTCGGTCGAGTTATAGGTATCAATACAATGATTGCTTACGGTTTGGCTGTGGCTGTTCCTAGTAACGCAGTCAACCGCTTTTTGCAAGGTCAAAGCCGTCCGCAATTGGGAGTGACGCTACAACCTGTACTCTTGAGTAGACAAGCTTTAGGTTTACTAGTTTTATCCATCCTTCCTGGTAGCGAGGCGGAAACTGCTGGTTTACAAATTGGTGATGTATTGATTGGTGTTGCTGGTAGGTCATTTACTCGACCGGATGATTTAAGGACATATTTGCAACAAAACCAAACTAACCAATCAATACCCTTACAAATTTGGCGTGGTGGACAGCAACTCGTAGTTTATGTATTTGGGAAAACTACGGTGGAGGCGAAATGA
- a CDS encoding S1C family serine protease, with translation MSSLLALSNSLAETVEQGGGSVVAVNAGTRVSPSGIHWRDGIIVTSDESLPRYEEITITVSPGQSFPVTFLGHDASTDIAVFQLENAQIPIANIGDANTLKVGHLVLGLARSSEGDLRAAMGAVSVVSGAWRSMNGGNIDQFIRPDITLYPGFAGGALVDAAGYVVGMNTSGRRGTALTIPATTVNRVIDQLLAKGRISRGYLGVGMQPVRLPNNFQNDLNLTATTGVIVVNIEVGSPADNAGLLLGDVLVKFDGVAVTDTGDVLALLNNSDRIGKPVTLQVIRGGALLELDVVVGESLVVEEGRRREAETRRHERGGRRHRR, from the coding sequence ATGTCTTCATTATTAGCGTTATCCAATAGTCTAGCGGAAACGGTAGAACAAGGTGGTGGTTCTGTGGTTGCTGTGAATGCTGGTACAAGGGTTTCCCCTAGTGGGATTCATTGGCGCGATGGAATTATTGTTACCTCTGATGAGTCACTACCACGTTACGAGGAAATTACCATTACCGTATCACCAGGGCAAAGCTTTCCTGTTACCTTCCTTGGTCACGATGCTAGTACAGATATAGCTGTCTTCCAATTAGAAAATGCCCAAATTCCTATAGCCAATATTGGTGATGCAAATACGCTGAAAGTTGGTCATTTAGTATTGGGTTTGGCTAGAAGTAGCGAAGGCGATTTACGGGCGGCGATGGGGGCTGTGAGTGTTGTCAGTGGGGCTTGGCGGAGTATGAATGGTGGGAATATCGACCAATTTATCCGCCCCGATATTACACTTTACCCTGGTTTTGCTGGTGGGGCGCTGGTTGATGCGGCGGGTTATGTAGTAGGGATGAATACGTCAGGACGACGGGGTACAGCTTTGACTATTCCAGCAACTACAGTTAATCGCGTAATTGATCAATTGCTGGCTAAAGGGAGAATTTCTCGTGGTTACTTGGGTGTGGGAATGCAGCCTGTGAGGTTGCCGAATAATTTCCAAAATGACCTGAATTTAACTGCAACTACTGGGGTAATTGTTGTCAATATCGAAGTTGGAAGCCCTGCTGATAATGCAGGTTTGCTATTAGGGGATGTGTTGGTGAAATTTGACGGTGTTGCGGTGACTGATACAGGTGATGTCTTGGCATTACTTAATAATAGCGATCGCATCGGTAAACCTGTCACATTACAAGTTATCCGGGGTGGGGCTTTGCTGGAGTTAGATGTTGTTGTCGGTGAAAGCCTGGTGGTGGAAGAAGGCAGGAGGCGTGAGGCAGAAACGAGAAGGCATGAAAGAGGTGGGAGACGGCATAGAAGATAA
- a CDS encoding HAD family hydrolase has translation MPHTIALLPLVSRQAKNRGLSVLRDIRAAIFDMDGLLFDTESIARWAWQQALASHGYIMNDNFYNEFVGRDLSWRERILKQRYGNNFPFEAVKRQRIEIGDRRELQEGLPIKPGALNLLAKLSSLGIVVALATGTSRSRTIRRLSNAGILHYFTTIVTSEDVLQGKPAPDIYLEVSRRIHVAPMQCVVFEDSCVGIEAAFSAGMYPIMVPDIEQPSPEIRCLTYQVLDSLEQVSELLEERLEARS, from the coding sequence TTGCCTCACACAATCGCATTGCTCCCGTTAGTAAGTAGACAAGCTAAAAACAGAGGATTAAGTGTGTTACGAGATATCCGCGCCGCAATCTTTGATATGGATGGTTTGCTGTTTGATACAGAAAGTATCGCTCGTTGGGCATGGCAGCAAGCGTTAGCAAGTCATGGATATATAATGAATGACAATTTCTACAATGAATTTGTTGGGCGTGATTTGTCATGGCGAGAAAGAATCCTCAAACAAAGATATGGCAATAACTTTCCTTTTGAGGCGGTAAAAAGACAGCGAATTGAAATAGGCGATCGCCGAGAATTACAAGAAGGTTTGCCCATCAAGCCAGGGGCGTTAAATTTACTTGCCAAACTCAGCAGTTTAGGAATAGTCGTTGCTTTAGCAACTGGTACATCCCGTAGCCGCACTATCCGCCGCTTAAGCAACGCAGGCATTTTGCATTACTTTACAACCATTGTCACCAGCGAAGATGTACTACAAGGTAAACCTGCACCAGATATATATTTAGAAGTGAGTCGCCGAATCCATGTTGCACCTATGCAGTGTGTAGTTTTTGAAGACTCATGTGTGGGTATAGAAGCCGCTTTTAGCGCCGGGATGTATCCGATTATGGTTCCCGATATAGAACAACCATCCCCAGAAATCAGATGTTTGACTTACCAAGTATTAGATTCATTAGAGCAAGTTAGTGAATTATTAGAGGAGAGATTGGAGGCTAGAAGTTAG